The Mus musculus strain C57BL/6J chromosome 2, GRCm38.p6 C57BL/6J genome has a window encoding:
- the Ccdc187 gene encoding coiled-coil domain-containing protein 187 isoform X8 has translation MPDAPDPTRGSLWQEEMPEVKKEGLVTPWTTRSCGQQEPERPHSGGLYDGHLTNFQLKSLSFLKSLKLEQQKQERALALLQQRAEQEVWETQLLLDQLLFKHQLKRQMEKPSAQQGPEETSKWKQQQMCGGPEPNTFFLHTVETRSKSPLSLYRDNPKSPKHLEETTAVSAQPVQQDTSPSLLVLTEFHPSDRPTYQWNIVRPEPETEGSRASRRFTIAMLEQGLRDEELRAQYQTAVLRLRELALEEKARAELACLEHQMGCLGNVGREVARATLCEKQQQTFSRLEKERREIQYLKKVCLSLHHGRKQLLQHQQSILDVQRSMAHLQQELQVRAQLLKSCSSRVKTTWKEVSKASQKTEGHRSGSPQSHPPQEISESSESAHLSSGQKEVTSPQTTSVADESLQLLRLNQADVIPGTRNPSMESEHDSQGPGKHPCVFLPGLLHSSSLDPGHQKNPTALATKKDSTSASQPKPQEAKELPSPGDLQTKSSAAWAVERPLATTDSHVWSLHGQCGQSLSGDGPCSQEARQVAGKRTSQGLDVSRSSEEELQEEAHWQSEQRRGGTWVRGETCEQESPDIHLAHLEAEQEATSPAAPVACEAETQPAWHLDSPPCQSAAILDLCSETASSNHSGSTEGPALFLTHSVSPASSLSCSSLQEFQKATATLVQLSDSSTCLSTSEAEDTPLHAAPSWSRELSAHDSWEEPGLPSFCDLHQGLPQLEGGPGNVGQVILQRLEGGEVRLRSGFSEEVAVAAGSEPDYSSLQANWPLPFPHAPSPRLGSELSESSSQIWEEKSENTVEPHPRVEPDSGSSLPANDSLDLEGSAGPHTSHTPSGPDGEQGASRTHRSLSEMSNTGKTRQMSLVATFTVSPPQSPSTSDLSLSLSVPLGTSSSDGAGLSKIDMPAEASAGCQEEPQNADTSPSMETKPLQASPGPKVATTLQVSSEGRAPHVTEVASPSCVGGFLAEILSPVDEELSYGSGDLTSSIHRVTHLLPPPPPPQAKSDINEPNFSSQDFPTPPEEAMISGDSLDTLGEDTSVTAEDMSFLSEEALGEALSLGPQESEHCLGAPGQDGGLDDSNSASPLSNWVVSAPGRSPRLSAQALSSSPVACVAREGLQASDSQGGPWEGVQCFESTEYQQGIEHILDRRVATSLPSCSAPSESSPPGPVPLIPSDQAESLKHTSEEEKAGQSCWTEDQPKLQDLLDTQQHPRRDLAFDPVSESVCADLLGTGDAGPVDVVSTQLSRKILCDSLAELSGLVPEDSP, from the exons aggcagatggagaaacCCTCAGCCCAGCAAGGGCCAGAAGAGACTTCAAAATGGAAACAGCAGCAGATGTGTGGTGGCCCAGAGCCAAACACATTCTTTCTCCACACAGTGGAAACCAGATCCAA ATCACCACTCTCCCTATATAGAGACAACCCCAAGTCCCCGAAACATCTTGAGGAAACAACGGCAGTTTCTGCAC agCCAGTGCAGCAGGACACAAGCCCCTCCCTGTTGGTTCTAACCGAGTTCCACCCTTCAGACAGACCTACCTACCAG TGGAACATAGTGAGGCCAGAGCCAGAAACAGAAGGGTCCAGAGCCTCCCGCCGCTTCACTATTGCAATGCTGGAGCAGGGTCTGAGAGATGAAGAGCTCCGTGCACAGTACCAGACTGCCGTGCTACGACTGCGTGAGCTGGCCCTGGAAGAAAAGGCCCGTGCGGAGCTGGCCTGCCTAGAGCATCAGATGGG GTGCCTGGGTAATGTGGGACGTGAAGTAGCACGGGCTACTCTGTGTGAAAAGCAGCAACAAACCTTCAGCAGACTTGAGAAAGAACGG AGGGAAATACAGTACCTGAAGAAGGTGTGCTTGTCCCtgcaccatggcaggaagcagctCCTGCAGCATCAGCAGTCTATCCTCGATGTGCAGAGGTCTATGGCCCACTTGCAACAGGAGCTCCAGGTTCGCGCTCAGCTGCTGAAG AGTTGCAGCTCCAGAGTCAAGACCACCTGGAAGGAGGTCTCCAAGGCAAGTCAGAAAACGGAGGGGCACAGGTCTGGAAGCCCCCAAAGCCACCCCCCTCAGGAAATCTCTGAGAGCTCAGAAAGTGCACA CCTTTCCTCTGGGCAGAAGGAAGTGACATCTCCCCAGACAACTTCAGTCGCAGATGAGTCCCTGCAGCTTCTCAGACTGAACCAAGCAGATGTCATACCTGGGACCAGAAATCCATCCATGGAGAGTGAACATGATAGCCAAG GGCCTGGGAAAcatccttgtgtctttctccctgGTCTGCTGCACTCGAGCTCTCTGGACCCTGGACATCAGAAAAACCCAACTGCTCTT GCCACCAAGAAAGATAGCACCTCAGCCTCTCAGCCAAAGCCACAGGAGGCCAAAGAACTGCCTTCTCCAG GAGACCTACAGACCAAGTCCAGTGCAGCCTGGGcagtggagaggcccttggctaCTACAGACAGCCATGTTTGGAGCTTGCATGGACAGTGTGGGCAGTCCTTAAGTGGAGATGGTCCTTGTTCCCAGGAAGCCAGA CAGGTGGCTGGAAAAAGAACAAGCCAAGGGCTGGATGTTTCCAGAAGCTCTGAGGAAGAACTGCAGGAAGAGGCACACTGGCAGTCAGAGCAGCGAAGGGGTGGAACGTGGGTAAG GGGAGAAACCTGTGAACAAGAGAGCCCAGACATCCACTTAGCCCACCTGGAAGCTGAGCAGGAGGCCACTTCTCCAG CAGCTCCTGTGGCCTGTGAGGCTGAAACACAGCCTGCCTGGCACCTAGACAGCCCTCCATGCCAGTCTGCTGCCATCTTGGACCTGTGTTCTGAGACTGCTTCTAGTAACCACTCAGGGTCTACTGAAGGCCCTGCCTTATTCCTCACCCACTCAGTGAGCCCAGCAAGCAGCCTTTCCTGTTCATCTCTCCAGGAGTTTCAGAAAGCCACAGCCACCCTAGTCCAGCTTTCTGACAGTTCCACATGCCTGTCCACCTCAGAAGCTGAAGATACCCCGCTGCATGCAGCTCCCAGTTGGTCTAGGGAGCTTTCTGCTCATGATTCCTGGGAGGAACCAGGCCTGCCTTCCTTCTGTGACCTCCACCAGGGCCTTCCTCAGCTGGAGGGGGGTCCTGGGAATGTAGGACAAGTGATCCTGCAGAGACTGGAAGGTGGTGAGGTTAGACTCCGTAGTGGCTTCTCTGAGGAGGTAGCTGTAGCAGCAGGCTCAGAGCCAGACTACAGCTCCCTTCAGGCCAACTGGCCACTGCCATTCCCACATGCTCCTTCTCCAAGGTTGGGGTCAGAGCTGTCAGAGTCCTCCAGCCAAATCTGGGAAGAGAAGAGTGAGAACACTGTAGAGCCTCACCCTCGTGTTGAGCCAGACTCAGGAAGTTCCTTGCCTGCAAATGATTCACTGGACCTGGAAGGCAGTGCAGGGCCTCATACCAGTCACACCCCCTCAGGCCCTGACGGGGAACAAGGAGCTTCCAGAACCCATAGGAGTCTGAGTGAGATGTCTAATACAGGGAAAACCAGGCAGATGTCCCTTGTGGCCACCTTCACAGTGTCCCCACCCCAGAGTCCGTCTACCAGTGATTTGAGTCTGTCACTGTCCGTTCCTTTGGGCACATCCTCCTCTGATGGGGCAGGTCTCAGTAAAATAGACATGCCTGCTGAGGCCTCAGCTGGCTGTCAGGAGGAACCCCAGAATGCTGATACAAGCCCATCCATGGAGACGAAGCCCCTACAGGCCTCACCTGGTCCTAAGGTTGCTACTACCCTGCAGGTTTCTTCCGAGGGCAGAGCTCCCCATGTCACAGAGGTAGCCAGTCCCTCGTGTGTAGGTGGCTTCTTGGCTGAAATACTGTCTCCTGTGGATGAGGAGCTGTCTTATGGCAGTGGGGACCTTACATCCTCCATCCACAGGGTCACCCACCTCCTCccgcctcctccccctccccaagcaaAGAGTGATATCAATGAGCCCAACTTCAGCTCACAAGACTTCCCTACCCCGCCTGAGGAGGCCATGATTTCAGGTGACTCACTGGACACCCTAGGAGAGGATACATCCGTTACTGCTGAGGACATGTCCTTCTTATCTGAGGAGGCTCTGGGGGAAGCCctttccctggggcctcaggAGTCAGAGCACTGCCTGGGAGCACCTGGGCAAGATGGAGGCCTGGATGACTCAAATTCAGCATCTCCCTTGAGTAATTGGGTAGTCAGCGCCCCCGGGAGGTCCCCAAGACTGTCAGCTCAGGCCCTGAGTTCATCCCCAGTGGCTTGTGTGGCCAGAGAAGGTCTTCAGGCCTCAGACAGTCAAGGTGGACCCTGGGAAGGGGTACAGTGTTTTGAGAGTACAGAGTACCAGCAAGGGATAGAACACATCTTAGACAGAAGGGTAGCCACATCTTTACCCTCCTGTTCTGCACCTTCTGAAAGCTCACCCCCAGGCCCAGTGCCCTTGATACCCAGTGACCAGGCTGAGTCCCTCAAGCACACTagtgaggaggagaaggcaggccAGAGCTGCTGGACAGAGGACCAGCCCAAGCTTCAGGATTTGTTGGATACACAGCAGCACCCTAGGAGAGACTTGGCTTTTGACCCTGTCTCTGAAAGTGTCTGTGCTGATCTTTTAGGGACAGGAGATGCTGGGCCAGTGGATGTAGTGTCCACCCAGCTCAGCAGGAAGATTTTGTGTGATTCTCTCGCTGAACTGTCAGGGCTGGTCCCTGAAGACAGTCCCTAG